The following is a genomic window from Verrucomicrobiales bacterium.
TCTTCTCTCGGCTGACTGGCGCATCTGTTCCAGGCCGGGGCGGATCGCGTCCGACGCATGCTCCAACTGCTTGAGGATTCCAAGATACTCATGCTCGAGGGCGAGCAGGGGGAGGCTGTGAAAGGTGGCCAGGGGTTCCCCCTCGACGACTTCGGCTCCCGTGTATTGGACGTGAAGTTCCTCGATGCGGCCTTCGATGGTGGCGGATAATCTTCGATGCTTGGTGTCGTCGTCCTCCAGAACGCCCGCGACCCGAAGTGTTTTGTGTAGCTTTTGCCGTCCGATGACTTCACTGCGAACTCCGGAAACGGTGATGCTGCTGGCACTGAGCACTACCAGATCGGCGGGCGTGTCCAGGCCCTTCTGACCCTCGAACACCGGGGTCAGGGGCATTCCGCAGATGGTGCACTTGCCTGGTTGATCGGACTTAACCCATGGATGCATCGCACTCTGATAGAACAGAACTTTGCGCTCGGATTCCGGAGCGGTCAGGGTTGTGCCCGAGGCAGGCGCGCCCGGAGGCTGGCGCTTGGCAGCCCACCAAGCCCCGGTCGCCGAGAGGATCGCCACCGCGATGAGTAGTGTTATCGAGCGTGTGTTCATTTGACCTCCTGAGCTTGCTTGGGGGGGATTGCAGCGGTTGGTTTTCGAATGAGCTCCAACTCCTCAAGGTCGGTGAGGCCGCAGCACAGGAGCAGTTCGGAAAGGGCCTGGTGCTGCTCGGCAATCGCGCGCGCGTAGCCTAGCTGGCTTTCCAAGTGCATGCGTCTGCCTTCCATCATGTCGTTGAATGCGCCTCGGTTGGCCATCCAGGAACTGGCGGCCGTGCGAAGCGCCAGCTCGCTCCGCGGGAGGATCTTGGTGGCAATGGCAACGGCCTCGCGTCGCGCCGCATCCACCCGAACCAACAGCAGGTGGATTTCTTCGCGCACCCCAAGCGCGTAGTCTTGTGCGTCCCAGGCCGCGGCTTCCGCTTTTCGCTGCTCGCGCTCAAGATCTTTCCGATAGAATCGTCGATTGAACCAGGGCAGGTTCATCCCCACCATGAAGGTGCCTTCACGAAAGCCGCCATCGCCGGAGAATTGGCGTCCTTCGATCCCCAGGCTCAGTTCCGGCAGCCGCTGACGGCGAACGAGAGCAACCCGGGATTCCGCGACTTGGACCTCCTGACGCAGCATTCGCAATTGCGGCTCATTTCTCAGCGCCAGCTCCACCAGCTTTTCGGAGTAGGGCAGGTCCTCCGCCATTTCGGGGAGCAACAGGGGGGGCACCGGGGTAAACTCCGGGCGGTTCAGCAGGCGGTTGACTGTGACTTGTTGGTGTGACAGTTCGTTGGTGCGGCTGATCATCTCCTCGCCCACGCGGGTGAGTTCGTTTTGGAGGCGCAGCACTTCGATCTGCGAGCTGCCACCGACGGCATAGCGCTGTTCGGCATTTCGCGCCCAACCGTGGAGCTGTGCCAGATCCTCTTGGGCCACTTCGACCGAGCGTCGAGCCAAGGCCGCTCGGAGTAACGCCAAGGCGAGGTCGCGTCTTACAATCTGGAGTTGGTAGTCGGCGAAAGCCGCCGCTGCGCGCGTTTCCTCGGCGATCGACTTTCGTTGGAGCGTGGCCTTGCCATAGAGCGGCAGCTTCTGTTCGGCACCGTAGATGAGATCACCTTCCTCCCGCAGGTCTGGACCGCGATCCGACGAAAGGGTGCCTCCCCACTTCAAAGTTGGGTCTTCCCAGCTGCGTACACTCTCCGCGTCGGCTTGGGTGGCGGCAATGCGCGCGTCGGCCGCCTTGAATCTTGGGTGGTTGGTGCGAGCGAGTTCCAGGTAGTCGCTGATCACCTTGGGAGTGATGATGACCCCCCCGGCGACCTGGCTCGGGTCGGCTGCGGCCGCTTCCAAGGAGAACGTTCTAAGTGAACTGTCCAATGCCAGCAGCATGACGAATAGCAGCCAGCCCTTCGCGGCGCTCCATCGAAGGGGGGGGCGACGGAGGCGGAGATGGGCATTGGGCAGTGGGCTCTGCCGCGCCTGTCTGCGCGCGGCTCGATTCGGAATCCAGAAATGGAACTTCATAGTCTTGCGCTGACTCTGTTGGAACATCGTGTCATCAGTTTGCCTCGTTGAGGCTCCCGGACGATCCGGTGGCTGAATGCCCTTACAGGACATGGAGACTGAGAGAGGGGCCGAATGTGCCAGTGGAACACCGGTTCTGGGCACACGCCTGGTGCAGGGAAGCGAGAAGGTCAGATCAGCCAGGCGCAGTTTCGGTCGAACAGCGGTGGTAGAATGGATTCCGAAGCTGGACAGGGGGCGGGGAACGCAAGAGGTGTCAGGTGGGCACGGCGTTGAAACTCGACCCACTGGGGAGGATACACTGAATCGGGTCCCTCGCGGAAGGGTGCGAGAGAAGGAGAGGCAGGGGGGGCAGTGGGCCGGTTGTCTGGTGAGCGCATCGAACAACACGAGGCTCGACCGCACGAACTCGTCTCCGCAGCCGCTGAGGCACAGCCACAGGCAAGCGTCTGGACGTTTGTCGTTGCTTGCTGTGGCCCGAAAAGCGTGAAGGGACAACTTGAATCGGCGAAGGCCTGCAGTATGATCAGGCAAAGGCAGACGGCAGTGAGCAAAAGGCGGTGACTGGTACGTCTGAAGTCCACGGAAATTGGTTATTTCGCGCTCTTTTTCGCTTCCTTGTCAGCTGTTTCCTTCATTTTCTTGAGCAACTTGGCTGGGTTCTTCTTGAAATCCTTCAGGCAGCTCTTGCAGCACAGTTTGACCTCTTGTCCTTCGTGTACGAAGGAGTAAGATTTCATGCTGGGATCCGCATCCAAGGTCTCATCCGAAACAAGGCAGGTCTTGAGCGGATAGGGCTTGGCCTTTTTGGACTCCTTACCCTCGGCCTGTTCGGCCCCGACGGGTGATTGCCCCATCGCGATGATCGCGATTCCCGTCAACAAAGAGGTGAAGGTGTGGATAGTTTTCATCAGAATATTCCTAGTTGAATCAACGTGCCTAATTTCATATACGCGTCAACTGGCTAAATCACTCAAAATTTTTGATGGAGGGAAAGATGGACGAATAGAGGCGGTCCTGGCTACCGTCCAACCTTACACTGAACTCGACTATGACCCGTCAGCAAGTGTTGGATCTTTATTTTATGGATGCGCGTGCGCGCTTGATCGATATCGCTGCTTTTCTCGATCGCCTGGATCGAGCGTCAGGCGATGCCGACTTCCGGCTGGCCGCATATCGGCAAGCTTTGCAGGAACTTACCGGCGTCGAACCTGATCGCGCCAAGCGAGTGCTGCTGAGTCTGAGCGATCCTACCGTTGAGCCTATTCCCGCTGCCCCGGGGAAGGGAGCGGTGGGCGCTTGGCCGGGCGTTGGCTCTGTCTCCACCCGGTAGTTCGCTTCCTGCCTATGCGCTACATTGAGCCTCACGGTCATATGGTCAGCCGGACGACGGATGACTACCGAGACATGGTCACCGCCGGGTGCCAGGCGGTCTGCGAGCCAGCCTTCTGGGCGGGTTTTGACCGCAGTTCCTCCAGTGGTTTCTATGACTATTTCTGTCAGTTGACTGACTATGAACCGAAGCGCGCCGCCAAGTTCGGTTTGCCGCACTTCTGCTGGCTTTGCATTAATCCCAAGGAGTCGGAAGATGTGAAGCTAGCGGAGGAGGTTATCTCCCTGATTCCCGATTTCTTGACGCGACCGACCGTCCTGGGCATTGGCGAAATTGGCCTGAACAAGAATTCGCGCAATGAGATGAAGGTGTTGGAGCTGCACGTGGACCTCGCCGCACGGCATGACCAATTGATCCTGGTGCACACGCCGCATCTGGAGGATAAGCTGAAAGGGACGCGCCTGATCTTGGATGTGCTCAAGAGCGACTCGCGGATCCGACCCGAACGATGCATCATTGATCACGTTGAAGAGCACACGGTGCAAATGGTTCTGGATGCCGGCTTCTGGGCGGGGATGACTCTGTATCCGGAATCCAAGTGTACCGCGGCGAGGGCCGTGGACATTGTGGAACAGTATGGCGCGCAGCAGATCTGGATGAACAGCGCCTGCGATTGGGGCGTGAGCGTGCCGTTGGCCGTTCCCTACGCGGCACTGGAGATGCGCAAACGGGGGCATAGTGCGGAGGCGATCGATCGGCTCATCTACCAGAACCCCATCCGATTTCTGAGCCAAACGCCCAAGTTCAAGCTTCCGGCTGCTTGAGCATCAGGAGGACCACCCTTTCATGAAACTGAAACATGGCCTACACCTGGCCTACTGCACCAATATCCATCGAGGGGAGAACTGGGCGGAGACCTTTCACAACCTTCAGCACTACACGCTTGCCGTCCGAGAGCGAGTGGCTCCCCGGGTTCCTTACGCGATCGGGTTAAGGTTGGGGGTGCAGGCTGCTCGCGAACTGGCCGACCCGGGGCAGTTGGCTGGGTTCCGGCGGTGGCTGGATGACCACGATTGCTACGTGTTCACAATCAACGGTTTTCCTTACGGGCAGTTCCACGGCACCCGCGTGAAAGAGCAGGTCTATGCGCCGGACTGGACAACCCAAGAACGACTTGACTATACCTGCCTCCTTTTCGACGTGTTGGGGCAGTTGGTTCCGGACGGTGTGGAGGGAAGCGTGAGCACGGTGCCGGTGAGCTTCAAGGAGTTCATGAAGGAACCACGCCAGGAAGCCGCTGCGCGCAGCAAGCTGTGGCAGTGTGTTGAGTCCGTCGAAAAGGCCTCTCGCAAATGGGGCCGACGGCTGCATCTGGGGCTAGAACCTGAGCCCCTGTGCCATCTGGAAACGACCCCTGAGACCGTGGCTTTCTTCGATCGGATGCAGCGTGATCGTCCAGGCGATCTGCGTTTGAGGGAACATCTCGGTGTGAACTATGACTGCTGCCATTTGGCCGTGGAGTTTGAATCCGCCGGCTTGTCGCTCGAGAAGCTTAAGCAGTCTGGTATTCGGATCAGCAAACTGCACCTGAGTTCAGCGCTTCGTGTGTCCCCAAATCCAGAGGTGCGCCAGGCCCTGCGAGAGTTCGCGGACGACACATACTTTCATCAGGTGGTCGCTCGATCCGCGGGCGGTGAAATCACCCGTTACCGAGATCTTGACGTAGCGTTGGCGGGTCACAACCACCTCCCGCCGGCTTTGACCGATGAGTGGCGCATCCATTTTCACATACCTCTCCACAGCGGTCCTACTGCCCTGTTTCAGACGACCTCAGATCATCTCAAGGAGGCCCTGGATTGGTTGGGAACCCATCCCGGGCTATGTACGCACCTCGAGATGGAGACCTATACTTGGGAGGTCATGCCTGCTGAGTTGAAGCGGCGGAGCGTCGTGGATCAGCTGGTGGCGGAATACGATTGGACGTTAGTTGAGCTGCGGAAGCGCGGGCTGGCGTGACGCCAGCGCGCCTCGGCTGCGGAGCTCGGCGGTGATGGCAGAGAGACCTAGATTTTGTTGACCCGCGACGTCAAAGTTCGAGGGATCTAGCCATTCCTCAAACGCGGCTCGTATGGCCGGCCATTCGCTATCAAGGATGGAGAACCACGATGTATCCCGGTTTCTTCCCTTGTAGACCGTCGCCTGGCGGAAGGTTCCCTCGAACTTAAACCCTAGTCTTAAGGCCGCTCGACATGAATTCGCGTTGAGCGAGTCACATTTCCATTCGTAGCGGCGGTATCCGAGGGCAAATGCGCGCTGCATTAACAAGAACATCGCCTCTGTGGCGGCCGCGGTTCGGCGCAAGGCTGGAGAGTAGCACAGGTGTCCGACCTCGATAGATCCTTGCTCGGGAGCAATTCGCAGATAACCAGCCACCCCCACGGCCTTGAGTTCTTCGAAATCAATGATGGCGTAGAGTTGAGGATCCTCCTGTTTGCTGACGAATTCGACCCACTGCATGTAACTCGCCAAGTTGGGGAAGGGCCCATAGGGCAGGTAGGTCCACAAGCCGGAGTCGCCTTCGCTGGTCAAAGCGTAGTAAAGTTCGGCGGCGTGTCGCTTCACATTGATCGGCTCCAGTTGGCAGAACCGGCCCCTTAAGGTATCGCGGTCCGGGTGAGCGGGGGGATGCCAATCGGGCAACGGAACCCCAATGGGCTGCCCATGTTCGTTGAAGATGTCCGACACGTTTGTTCTCACTAAATCACCATACCTTAAAGCTAAGGATAAGGAAAGATCGAACACTGTAGACTTGGAGAGAAATGTGAGGCCTGTCCCTCCTGTAACCAACCGTGTAACCAACCGGCGGATTGAGGCCTGTCCCTCCTGTAACCCACTGGCGGATGGAGGCCTGTCCCTGCAGATGATCCGGATGGTAATTGCTGGGTGGGTAAAAACTTCCACCCATTAGTTGTAGGGTTGTGAATAACTTTCCACCATATCTTGTGGCTTTGATCTTTACTCAGGGCGGGTTCCTGGGATTTACTCTGACTCGACATGTATCTCAAAAACCTGACGGTATTAGGTTTTAAGTCCTTTGCTGACAAGACGTCCCTGAACTTCCAGCCGGGGGTTTCTGCCATCGTGGGACCGAACGGGTGCGGCAAGTCCAATGTATCGGACGCCATCCGTTGGGTTCTAGGTGAGCAATCGGCCAAGGCCTTGCGCGGTGGCGAGATGGCGGATGTTATTTTTAACGGCACCGACTCACGTAAACCTCTCGGCATGGCCGAGGTCTCCCTCACCATCGGCGGGGTGGACGACGAGCATCTGAAGGCGGCCGGGGTTGAGATACCCTATGACGAGGTCACGCTCACCCGGCGGGTGTTCCGAGATGGGGGCAGTGAGTACTTTCTGAACAAGACTCCGTGTCGGCTGAAGGATATCCAGCAGTTGTTCATGGGGACGGGTGTTGGCCGGAGCAGCTACAGCATCATGGCCCAGGGGAACATCACCCAGATCCTTTCCAGCAAGCCCGAGGATAGGCGGTTGATCTTCGAAGAGGCGGCGGGGATCACCAAGTTCAAGGCCCAGAAGAAGGAGGCTCTGAGGAAACTGGATCACACGGATCAAAACCTCCTTCGCGTTCAGGACTTGATTAAGGAGGTCAAACGTCAGATTGGATCCCTGCAGCGTCAGGCTGGCAAAGCTCGGCGGTATAAGCAGTTCATGACGGAGTTGCAGCATCTGGATACCCAGCTCGCCCGGCATCAGTTTGACATCCTGCAAACGGAGATTAAAGCCCGAGCCGAGCGGGGTGAGGGCCTGCGGACCCAGATCGAACGTAGCTCTGAAGAGGTGCTCCGTTGTGAGGACGAGATCCTCCAGCTGCGCAGCCGGCTATCCGAGCTGGAGCAGGAGATCAGCCGCACGCAGCAACATGGGATTGAGCTGAAGGGCCAGGTCGAGCGCAACGAAAGCCGGATCCACTTTAACGAACAGAGGCTTTTGGAACTTCAGGAGCATCATGGCAAGGCGCTGAATGAGATCGCGCAAGCAGAGGAGCGAGTGCGCCTGTCGCAGGCGGAGCTGGAAATCCTGGAGCAACGACTTGAGGAGTCCAACGACAAGCTGATTCAGCATCGTCAGACCCTTGCCCAGCGGCAAGAGGCGGTGCAAGCCATCGAGGCCAGCTTGATCGCGAAGCAGGACGCGCTGAGACAGGAGCAATCCAAGGCGTTCGCTGCTGCCCAAGCGATGTCCCGCGTCCGCAACGAGATCAACTCCCTCGACCTGCTCAAACAGGGCAACATCATCCGCCTCGAAAAGCTGTCGGCCGAAAAGGTTCAGCTGGAGGAGGAGAGAATCCGCCTGGAGCAGCGTCTTCAGGAGTTCCATGGAAACGTCGAAACCTTCCGGCTGAATGTTCAGACGACTCGGGGCACGGTCGAGGAGCGCCAGCAACGCCTCAGGGAGGTCCAGCAATCGATCAATGAGGTGTCCCATCAGCTGGACGGGGTGCTGCGGCAGCAAGCCGAGACACGCTCCAAGCTCAACTTGCTCGAACAGCTGGCCGCCGACCATGAGGGGTTCAGCGGAGGAAGCCTCGCGGCGTTGAAACAGACCCACCTGGTGCTTGGCTCCCTGGCCGACCGGATTCAAGTGCCGACCGAGCACATCGCCGCGATCGAGACCGCTTTGGGCCACCACTTGCAGTTGGTGATTACGGACAAGCCGGAAGCCGCAGAGCAAATTCTTGCCGATCTCGCTTCCAACAAGCGGGGGCGTGCGAGCATTGCGGCGCTGGAGCTTTCGCTCTTGGCGCCCGAGGAAGCCTTTCCGCCGACCGATCCGGCCGACGCCTCCCTGGGGGTGCTGGCCCTGGATCTCATTCAGGCGGACGAGAGCGTCCGGCCTCTGTTGCGGCGGCTGCTGGGACGAACACGGGTGGTGACCGATCTCGCTGCTGCCACTGCCGCTTGGCGGGCCAGCCAGGGCGCCTGGGACTTTGTGACGGCGGATGGTCAGGTGCTCGCCCGCCAGGGCGTTTACACCGGTGGAGCCGGCGGCGCCGCCGGGAAAGCGGCCGCCTCGATTCTGGGTCGAAAAAACCAGATCGCCGACCTGCAAGCCGCGATGACGCGGTTGCTCGAGGAATCGAACGAGTCCAGTCGGGCGAAGGGCGCGTTGGTGAGCGAGCAGACCGCGTTGCAGGCGGGGTTGCAGGAAGCTCAGACTGAACTGCGCGAGCATGAGGTTGCCGTGGCAACGCATCAGGGAGAACTGAACGCCCTGCATAATTCCCTCCGCATGCTCCACCAGAAGATTGAGACCGTGGTCTACGAGATCCAGAGCCTTTCGGCTCATGATCAAGAAGGCGCTGAAAAGCGGTCGGCCATGGCCGCGCGAGCCGCGGAGCTGGAATTGCAGGAGAAAACCTCCCAGGAAGATGTCCTGACCCTGAGTCAGGCGGTCGAGGAGTTGCGGCAAAGCCGTGAGCACGCCAACACAAGCCTTACCGAGACGAAGGTGCTCCTGGCCTCGGACGAACAGCTGAGCGTGTCCTTGCGCCAACAAAAGCAGCCCCTCGAGCAGCGACTGCGGGAGCTGGGGCAGCTGATTCAGCAGCGGCAGCAGGAGATTGGAAGTTTTGGGAGCCGACATGAGCAATACGGAGTCGAGATTGAGGAGTCTCGCCGGCATATCATCACCCTCCAGCACGAACGCGAGCAGGTGAACCAAAAGGCGGCGCAGTTGCTCCACGAAAAGCAGTCCCAGGAAGCGGTCATCGGCACCAGCGAGGAGTCCTTGCGGGATCAGCGTCGTCAACTGACCGATGCTCAGCACCAGCGCGGGACGATCGAAGTTGAGTTGGCGCAGAAGACCATGGCGGTGCAGAATCTCCGCGAGCGCATCCAGCAGAAATATCAACTGAACCTCGACGACGTTCAGAGCGAATGCATCAAGATTACCTTTGCCGAGGAGGGGCCGGCGCGGGTCGAGACTTTGACGCCCGAGGACATGGCCGCGTCGGGAGTGGGGACGGATTGGGCGCAGGTTGCAGAGCAGGTCCAAGCGCTTCAGAAGCGCCTCGACGAAATTGGTCCGGTCAATCTGGTTGCGATTGAGGAGTATGAGGAGACGGAGCAACGCTTCCAGTTCCTGACTCAGCAGAACGACGACTTGGTCAAAGCCAAGGAACAGTTGCTGGAAGTTCTGTCGCGGATCAACACCCAGACCCGCGAGATGTTCGTGGCCACTTTCAACCAGATCCGCGACAATTTCCGGGCGATGTTCGTGGAGATCTTCGGGGGTGGCAAAGCGGATCTGATCCTGGTCGATGACAACGACGTGCTGGAAAGCGGGATCGACATCGTGGCTCGCCCTCCGGGCAAGCAACTCCAGAGCATCACTCTGCTATCGGGTGGTGAACAGACCATGACCGCCGTGGCGCTGATGTTCTCCATCTACCAGGTCAAGCCGAGCCCCTTCTGCATTCTGGACGAGTTGGACGCACCTCTGGACGAGTCGAATATCAATCGCTTCATCCGGGTGCTTCAACGCTTCCTCGACCATTCGCAATTCATCATCATCACTCACAACAAGCGAACCATCGGCATGGCTGATGTGCTTTACGGAGTCACGATGCAAGAGCAGGGGGTTAGCCGTATTGTGAGTGTGAAGTTCACCAAGGGTGATGGGAACGACGGAGGTGGCAAAGCGCTCGTGCCGCCCCCGGCTGAGACCACCAAGCCGAAGGACGACAACGTGGAAGTGGCCATGGCCAAATAGGCCGGCTAGGCGTAAGTATCGAGGTGCTGCCCACATCCGTTGGGGCAGCTGGCGGAAGTGGACTCCTCCAGACCCTGAATGAGCGCTTCGGCCTGCACTTTCGCCTGATCTTGAGCTTTCTTGAGGAGTGCAACGCCTGCGTCGCTCGCTTGCCCTCCCGCTCGATCCAGGTTTCCAAGAACCGTTGATGGATACGACCCGTTGATGGTCATGGGTAATCCATCGGCAGGTTTGGCCCGTTGCTTGAGGGTTCAAACCCGAGCTGGACTATTGAGCCCGAGGTTGCTTCTTAAGCGCCTTGAGTTGTTCGTTTTCGGGCTTCTGTGCGTAGTATTTATCGAGGGGGTAGCAGCCGCTGATCAATCCGTTACGGGGTGCCGTGGTGCAGTCGCTGAATGTGCGGCAGATCAGTTTGGGCGTGAGCGCCCCCTTGAGCGTTGCGTCCGCCAGCATGTCGGGGTAGCTCAGCGTCATCCTGCCCAACCCGATCATGTCGGTCCATCCCAGGCGCACTGTCGCCTGGGCGACCTGGGGGAGATACTCCTGCAGGTAGCTGTAACCCGTGCCGATCAGCGTCATGCCTGCAGGGGCCTGCGCCTTCAGCTCTCGAACGGCATGGACTTGGCGGGCGACGCCTACCAGTGGATCCTCGGGAGGCAGGTAGCCGTCGCTGGGCGGAAAGGACGCTGGACGCTGGATGTGTGGGTTGTAGTAAGGTGAACCCGCGCTCAAGTTGACCAGGCGGATTCCCAGCTCACCGCAAAGAGCCAGGAAGCGATGGCTCTCGGTGAGGTCTGGCTGGGTCGGATGGTCCACGTTGATCCCAAAGCCATAGCGGTAGGGCAAACAGGTGGCGTACGACTCCGGGATGCCCGGTCCAGGTTTTCCCGGGGCAGATTGGTTGGGATCCGGCCGGAACGGCACCAGATCAAAGGCGCTCAACCGCACCGCCAGGCCAATCGGGTTCCCGTCCCGGCGAATGCCGGCGACAATGTCTCGAAGAATTCGGGTGCGGTTCTCGAAGCTGCCCCCGAAGCGACCCGGCCGTGTGTGCGCTCCCAGAAACTCGTGGAGCAGGTAGCCGTGGCAGTGTTTGAGATCGACGAAGTCAGCTCCGATTTCCTGAGCGAGTCGCGCGGCCTTAACATAGTCTGCGATGAGGATCTCGATCTCCTCGTCCGTGAAGACCTGATTTTCCTGGGTCACTTGAAAACGTGAGTCGAGCAAGGGATGTCGATAGGCCACTCTGGGCTGCCATCGTTTCGGGTCTTCCGGCCGGCAAAAGCGTCCAGAGTGAGTCAGCTGAAACCCGATCAGCAAGTCCTCGGAGGTGCCGTAGCGTGATTCGTGCGCCTGGATGAGCAGGTGGCGCAGTTCGGTGATGTCCTGGCGGTTTTCTTCGGTGAGGATGAGCTGGCGTGGGTTGGCACGGCCGTCGGCACGCACCGCCATTGCTTCTCCGCCAAAAATGAGCTTGGCTCCGCTGAGTCCGAACCGCTGCCAGCGGCGGCGCACCTCCTCGGTCGTTCCGCCGGTCGTCGTTCCATCCCAGCCTTCCATCGGGTGAATCACCCAGCGATTCGAAGGTGTTTTGCCATTGAGGCTCCCATTCGACAGGGGCTGCGTCAAGGGAGAGTCTGCGCCGGTTAGGATCGAATCATCGCATGGGATCTCGATTCCCAGGCTCTGGCAGTGTGCGCGAAACTGTTCCGCCGATTTAAGTGAAGCGACACGGACGGTCATGGGGGCATGGTCATCCAGGGAACGGCCTGTCGGCCAGGATTTTTTAAGACGGGGGGTTGCCGCGCGGAGAGCCGAGGGTTGGCGAACACGTGGTTGCCCTTGCGGAGTTGCCCGCTTGTTACCCACAGCCTGGGGCAGGAGTGGGCTCGAGCAGATCGGAACTATAAGCTCAATCGGATCGATCCTCGATCAAGTCTCGCCCTACCTTAGTGACGAGCCGAGGTAGGGCCCTACCGATTCTCCTCGGGAGCAGCAGGTACGGGGGGTCCCCCGGGTGTTGGGATCTGCAGTCCGGTAGGCGTCACATTGGTGACCTTCTCCGTCACCTCGATGCGCTTGGCGCTGAATAGCTGGCGGAAATGAAGCCAGAGATCTGTGTCGGAGTTCACCCATATGCCAGCAGCGATGCG
Proteins encoded in this region:
- the smc gene encoding chromosome segregation protein SMC; protein product: MYLKNLTVLGFKSFADKTSLNFQPGVSAIVGPNGCGKSNVSDAIRWVLGEQSAKALRGGEMADVIFNGTDSRKPLGMAEVSLTIGGVDDEHLKAAGVEIPYDEVTLTRRVFRDGGSEYFLNKTPCRLKDIQQLFMGTGVGRSSYSIMAQGNITQILSSKPEDRRLIFEEAAGITKFKAQKKEALRKLDHTDQNLLRVQDLIKEVKRQIGSLQRQAGKARRYKQFMTELQHLDTQLARHQFDILQTEIKARAERGEGLRTQIERSSEEVLRCEDEILQLRSRLSELEQEISRTQQHGIELKGQVERNESRIHFNEQRLLELQEHHGKALNEIAQAEERVRLSQAELEILEQRLEESNDKLIQHRQTLAQRQEAVQAIEASLIAKQDALRQEQSKAFAAAQAMSRVRNEINSLDLLKQGNIIRLEKLSAEKVQLEEERIRLEQRLQEFHGNVETFRLNVQTTRGTVEERQQRLREVQQSINEVSHQLDGVLRQQAETRSKLNLLEQLAADHEGFSGGSLAALKQTHLVLGSLADRIQVPTEHIAAIETALGHHLQLVITDKPEAAEQILADLASNKRGRASIAALELSLLAPEEAFPPTDPADASLGVLALDLIQADESVRPLLRRLLGRTRVVTDLAAATAAWRASQGAWDFVTADGQVLARQGVYTGGAGGAAGKAAASILGRKNQIADLQAAMTRLLEESNESSRAKGALVSEQTALQAGLQEAQTELREHEVAVATHQGELNALHNSLRMLHQKIETVVYEIQSLSAHDQEGAEKRSAMAARAAELELQEKTSQEDVLTLSQAVEELRQSREHANTSLTETKVLLASDEQLSVSLRQQKQPLEQRLRELGQLIQQRQQEIGSFGSRHEQYGVEIEESRRHIITLQHEREQVNQKAAQLLHEKQSQEAVIGTSEESLRDQRRQLTDAQHQRGTIEVELAQKTMAVQNLRERIQQKYQLNLDDVQSECIKITFAEEGPARVETLTPEDMAASGVGTDWAQVAEQVQALQKRLDEIGPVNLVAIEEYEETEQRFQFLTQQNDDLVKAKEQLLEVLSRINTQTREMFVATFNQIRDNFRAMFVEIFGGGKADLILVDDNDVLESGIDIVARPPGKQLQSITLLSGGEQTMTAVALMFSIYQVKPSPFCILDELDAPLDESNINRFIRVLQRFLDHSQFIIITHNKRTIGMADVLYGVTMQEQGVSRIVSVKFTKGDGNDGGGKALVPPPAETTKPKDDNVEVAMAK
- a CDS encoding GNAT family N-acetyltransferase, giving the protein MPDWHPPAHPDRDTLRGRFCQLEPINVKRHAAELYYALTSEGDSGLWTYLPYGPFPNLASYMQWVEFVSKQEDPQLYAIIDFEELKAVGVAGYLRIAPEQGSIEVGHLCYSPALRRTAAATEAMFLLMQRAFALGYRRYEWKCDSLNANSCRAALRLGFKFEGTFRQATVYKGRNRDTSWFSILDSEWPAIRAAFEEWLDPSNFDVAGQQNLGLSAITAELRSRGALASRQPALPQLN
- the eboE gene encoding metabolite traffic protein EboE, producing MKLKHGLHLAYCTNIHRGENWAETFHNLQHYTLAVRERVAPRVPYAIGLRLGVQAARELADPGQLAGFRRWLDDHDCYVFTINGFPYGQFHGTRVKEQVYAPDWTTQERLDYTCLLFDVLGQLVPDGVEGSVSTVPVSFKEFMKEPRQEAAARSKLWQCVESVEKASRKWGRRLHLGLEPEPLCHLETTPETVAFFDRMQRDRPGDLRLREHLGVNYDCCHLAVEFESAGLSLEKLKQSGIRISKLHLSSALRVSPNPEVRQALREFADDTYFHQVVARSAGGEITRYRDLDVALAGHNHLPPALTDEWRIHFHIPLHSGPTALFQTTSDHLKEALDWLGTHPGLCTHLEMETYTWEVMPAELKRRSVVDQLVAEYDWTLVELRKRGLA
- a CDS encoding TolC family protein — translated: MKFHFWIPNRAARRQARQSPLPNAHLRLRRPPLRWSAAKGWLLFVMLLALDSSLRTFSLEAAAADPSQVAGGVIITPKVISDYLELARTNHPRFKAADARIAATQADAESVRSWEDPTLKWGGTLSSDRGPDLREEGDLIYGAEQKLPLYGKATLQRKSIAEETRAAAAFADYQLQIVRRDLALALLRAALARRSVEVAQEDLAQLHGWARNAEQRYAVGGSSQIEVLRLQNELTRVGEEMISRTNELSHQQVTVNRLLNRPEFTPVPPLLLPEMAEDLPYSEKLVELALRNEPQLRMLRQEVQVAESRVALVRRQRLPELSLGIEGRQFSGDGGFREGTFMVGMNLPWFNRRFYRKDLEREQRKAEAAAWDAQDYALGVREEIHLLLVRVDAARREAVAIATKILPRSELALRTAASSWMANRGAFNDMMEGRRMHLESQLGYARAIAEQHQALSELLLCCGLTDLEELELIRKPTAAIPPKQAQEVK
- a CDS encoding YjfB family protein — translated: MTINGSYPSTVLGNLDRAGGQASDAGVALLKKAQDQAKVQAEALIQGLEESTSASCPNGCGQHLDTYA
- a CDS encoding NADH:flavin oxidoreductase; this translates as MTVRVASLKSAEQFRAHCQSLGIEIPCDDSILTGADSPLTQPLSNGSLNGKTPSNRWVIHPMEGWDGTTTGGTTEEVRRRWQRFGLSGAKLIFGGEAMAVRADGRANPRQLILTEENRQDITELRHLLIQAHESRYGTSEDLLIGFQLTHSGRFCRPEDPKRWQPRVAYRHPLLDSRFQVTQENQVFTDEEIEILIADYVKAARLAQEIGADFVDLKHCHGYLLHEFLGAHTRPGRFGGSFENRTRILRDIVAGIRRDGNPIGLAVRLSAFDLVPFRPDPNQSAPGKPGPGIPESYATCLPYRYGFGINVDHPTQPDLTESHRFLALCGELGIRLVNLSAGSPYYNPHIQRPASFPPSDGYLPPEDPLVGVARQVHAVRELKAQAPAGMTLIGTGYSYLQEYLPQVAQATVRLGWTDMIGLGRMTLSYPDMLADATLKGALTPKLICRTFSDCTTAPRNGLISGCYPLDKYYAQKPENEQLKALKKQPRAQ
- a CDS encoding TatD family hydrolase encodes the protein MRYIEPHGHMVSRTTDDYRDMVTAGCQAVCEPAFWAGFDRSSSSGFYDYFCQLTDYEPKRAAKFGLPHFCWLCINPKESEDVKLAEEVISLIPDFLTRPTVLGIGEIGLNKNSRNEMKVLELHVDLAARHDQLILVHTPHLEDKLKGTRLILDVLKSDSRIRPERCIIDHVEEHTVQMVLDAGFWAGMTLYPESKCTAARAVDIVEQYGAQQIWMNSACDWGVSVPLAVPYAALEMRKRGHSAEAIDRLIYQNPIRFLSQTPKFKLPAA